AGGACCCGAAGCTCGTGACCGTCGATCCCACCGAGTGCGTTGACGTACTTGGCGTATGCCTGTGCCAGCGCGGGCATCCCCGGCATGTTCGTGGCCCTCGTCTCCTCGGGGGCGAAGGTCATCACGGTCACCGGCTCCCGGGAGTCGTCCGAGATGCCCGGGAGCGCTCCGCATGCGGTGAGCAGGAGTGATGTTCCGACCACCGCCGTTGACAGGGCGAGGGCCACGAAGGTCCTGTAGTGACGGGGTGTGTGGGTGCGGCGCCATCCGGTCATGCACCCGCACACTTCCGCCCCGTGGGTAACGCCGGAGTGAGCGGGCTTCAACGGTGGGTGACGCCGGGGTGAATTCCAGGGGGCCGGAACCGCGGAAGTGCGCGGGCCGTACGATCGACCGCAGAGGCTCCCGAGGTGAACGTCAATGAACTCTTCCCGTCGCGGCCGTCGCTCCCCCACCATGGGCGACATGCCGCTCAATGACATGCCCTGGTGGCGCTGGCGCAGCAATGTGCGCTCGGCGCTGCACATGCTTTCCGATCCCACCTTCCACCAGGACGTCTGGTTGGCAGGTCACGAGGGGTACGGAGACGTCACCGACGCCGTGTACCGCCTGGTCGAGGACACCTGGCTGGACAACTGGTCCGCCGAGAAGTACGTCGGAACGATCTTCCGGGACTCCGGAGAGGCCGCTCTGGTCGATGTCGCCGTGCTGCGGGTGCTGCGGATCATGCACCAGGTGGGCGCGGACGCCCCGGT
This DNA window, taken from Streptomyces sp. SCSIO 30461, encodes the following:
- a CDS encoding SCO4402 family protein; the protein is MGDMPLNDMPWWRWRSNVRSALHMLSDPTFHQDVWLAGHEGYGDVTDAVYRLVEDTWLDNWSAEKYVGTIFRDSGEAALVDVAVLRVLRIMHQVGADAPVSAYIEHHGWPEAVRAAREAHIRLAVNDGEDPDTPPRTLEVLRIMTRSA